One Gossypium hirsutum isolate 1008001.06 chromosome A11, Gossypium_hirsutum_v2.1, whole genome shotgun sequence genomic window carries:
- the LOC107924770 gene encoding protein FAR1-RELATED SEQUENCE 5 has product MPFAPFIGVNHHRQSVLFGCALLADETESTFIWLFTTWLEAMSGCQPGLIMTDYDSAISRAVESVFPKSRHRYCKRHILSKMPKEIGHVFSSLPKTFQVEFEKCINNSETPEEFESAWQLLLDKCSLRGNEWLQSLYNDRKLWVSTYARDTFFAGMYSIQPSKSVSSLFDGYVNAGTTLQDLAEQYERALDGRYEKEVRAEFETFYTKPVLKTPLPMEKQAAEVYTRKLFLVFQDEIYESLLLAVKSSLDDGLSKTFEVARFDEEHKFFRVGLNIADQIASCSCKMFEFEGILCRHVIAVFKATNIFLLPQHYILKRWTKNAKEEAKFDILPSVEIHDNSRKGKKQYNLLYQEAIKCAEEGMASDHSFNVALNALREARIKIVSAKKNAINVQKLETASSTHYTDDKTT; this is encoded by the coding sequence ATGCCATTCGCACCTTTCATTGGAGTAAATCATCATAGACAGTCAGTGTTGTTTGGTTGTGCGTTACTAGCAGATGAAACTGAATCTACATTCATTTGGCTTTTCACGACTTGGCTTGAGGCAATGTCTGGGTGTCAACCAGGCCTAATTATGACCGATTATGATTCTGCCATTAGTAGAGCAGTTGAAAGTGTTTTCCCAAAGTCGAGGCATCGGTATTGCAAGCGGCACATCCTGAGCAAAATGCCGAAGGAAATAGGGCATGTATTTAGTTCTCTCCCAAAGACTTTTCAAGTGGAGTTCGAGAAATGCATTAACAATAGTGAGACACCTGAAGAATTTGAATCTGCTTGGCagttgcttcttgataagtgcaGTCTTAGAGGAAATGAATGGCTTCAATCCCTTTATAACGATCGCAAGTTATGGGTATCAACATATGCGAGGGACACATTCTTTGCTGGCATGTATTCGATCCAGCCAAGCAAAAGTGTTAGCTCTCTATTTGATGGCTATGTAAATGCCGGGACTACCTTACAAGATTTAGCAGAGCAGTATGAACGGGCTCTTGATGGTCGGTATGAGAAGGAAGTGAGGGCAGAATTTGAAACTTTTTACACTAAACCAGTTCTAAAAACACCACTTCCTATGGAAAAACAAGCGGCAGAAGTTTATACGAGAAAGTTGTTCTTGGTTTTCCAGGATGAAATTTATGAATCTCTTCTGCTTGCTGTGAAATCAAGTCTAGATGATGGATTATCCAAGACATTTGAGGTAGCAAGATTTGATGAAGAACATAAATTTTTTCGGGTAGGATTAAATATAGCTGATCAGATTGCTAGTTGTAGTTGCAAGATGTTTGAGTTTGAAGGGATCCTTTGCAGACATGTAATCGCGGTGTTCAAAGCAACTAATATCTTCCTGCTTCCTCAACATTATATTCTAAAGCGATGGACTAAAAATGCAAAGGAGGAGGCCAAGTTCGATATATTACCATCTGTTGAGATACATGACAATTCTCGGAAGGGGAAGAAACAGTACAATCTTTTGTACCAGGAAGCCATAAAGTGTGCAGAAGAGGGGATGGCATCTGATCACAGTTTCAATGTAGCATTGAATGCCTTGAGGGAGGCTAGAATTAAAATTGTTAGTGCTAAGAAAAATGCAATCA